The Lathyrus oleraceus cultivar Zhongwan6 chromosome 5, CAAS_Psat_ZW6_1.0, whole genome shotgun sequence genome includes the window TAGTAATTAGTTTTGTATAACTAATTCAATTGGATATAGTTTAGTTTTCTGTTTTTAAATTTGTTGTGTAAACAGTTACTTGGTGTGCAAGTAACAACTAACTACCATTATATAAAGCTCAATGCGAATCAATAATAATTACTTCCCTTATTTATATAATCTCTATCTTTTCATTCAATTATCTATCTTTTTTCTCAAGGTCTTTTTCCTTTATAACAAGTTATCTCTAATAGATCATTTTTTCAGGATTCATACACGGATTTCGGATAATGAGTTCGTTATACGGTAGCCATTTTAGCACTAAGTATTGCATCAATAGCTTCTCCCACGGATAGAAAAACCCTTCCTCCAATTTTAGTTACAAAGTTAGCTAGTCTTAGTTTGTGAATCACTTGCCACCTTGGGTTAGCAATGGATAACTGAAACAAAAACATAGCAAGAGTTAATACTAATCTTCACCCGGACTCTACTTGAAGTAAATCAAGATAAGACTATCAATAGATATCATGAAATAAACAGAAGAAAATGAAAAGAAACGTAGTAAAATCTCACCGTGACTCCATGTGACTTAAGATTATTATTCAGCTCGACCAAAGAAGTTATTCCTGCCGTATCAATACTCACAAGACCTATCAAATTATAAAGATAAATATTCAACAAATATATATCTAAAATTTATGCCATATACATATATTTAGAGACACACAATTTTATTTACGAAATTTGTTAATTAATTAGTTTGTTAATTTTAGTTCAAGAACACTCACTTGATGCATCAATAATGACTACTTTGATGGTGCTTTCTCCTTTACAATTTTCACCATCTTGTTCTTCAATCACCCATCTCTCAATCCTTTTAAAAAAAAGCATATGCATAACAAAAGATTGCAgaaatatttgaaattttttagcGCGAATTTTAAGTAAATTTATATAACAAGAAAAATGCAGAAAAAACCCACATATATACCTTTCCCTTATAGGACTTGCATTTGCAAAACAAAGCCAAGCAGATTTTATACAAACAACCAAAACTCCGGGCATGTTAATCGCCATCGGATATTGTTCGACATCGCCAAATGCATCAGTCCCCGGAAATCTTCCGATAATCGCCACACCAGGTTGAATCGATATCAAAATTATCTTCGCAAACGATATCATGACCCCAATCGCAAGGCCTATTTCGACAGATGAAAACAACACCCCTAAGAATGCTCCAGCACATGCAAGAAAATCTAGTTTATCAACTTTCCAAATTTCATATGCTTTTCTATAATCAATAAGTCCTGGAACAGCCGAAAGAATTATTGCTGCTAGCATTGCTTTCGGAGTGAAATATAACAGTTTTGTCAAAAATTTAAGCGATGTCAACACCGTGAGCGCCATCACTATGCTCGACACCGTTGTTTGCGAGCCAGCGTTATAATTTACAGCCGTTCGAGCAATAGAACCTGCAATATAAGCTAGTCGTAATCAAAATCGATAATAATCACTTTTTTCGAAAACTGATTATAGAAAATAACAATAAGAATTTACCTGATGCAACATAGCAAGAAGTGAAGGATCCAAAAATGTTCATTATCCCCAAGGATAGAACTTCTCTATTTGGATCAATATTGTAACTTCTTAGTGATGCATATATTCTTCCAACAGCTACAGATTCCTATTATATAATTCAACAccagaagaaaaaaaaaagctaTTATAATTAGAAATTAACGTCTGTTTGGATAAACAGCTTATTTGAATAAGGATCCACCTTACCGTGGTTGAAATAATCGCAACTGTGAATGCTATTTTGATCAAAGGAACCAAATATTTACCATTTACATCAAGCTGTAATTGGTTGAGTGAACTTGGATTCAAACTACCTCCTTTGATTGGGCCTAAAACTTCGATTTTATAGTCTTCGAGTTTGAGTTGATGAACATTTACTCTATATGCTATAACAGTTGATATAATGAATGAAACAAGAGGAGCCATGTGTGATAACCACAAGaatttctttttccttttcccCTAGTTTGATATATTCAACAATAGTTTAACTTTAGTATAGACGAAATTCTGATAGAAAAATGAGaatcaaataattaagttcatttcTAGAAAATTTACTAACCAGGAATCTGGTAAATATGATGAAAGACAAAAATGAGAATCCGATAATAAAATTGTAAGGATGCCATTCTGACTGAAAAAGTCAATGAAAAAAATGTCAATGAAGGAATTTGAGATCGAATTTGATGATgaatgtttttgtttttcataCTTGGTTTTTGTAACATGTCCAAAGAGATTTAATCACAGAGATTAAATCTGCCTTGTTGGTAAAGTTGGTGATTCCAAATAGTGCTTTTAGTTGTTGTAATACAATGCCTATGGCAACTGCGGCCAAGAACCCGATGATCGTGGCGTGAGAAAGATAATCCACCAAAAATCCAAATCTGTATCATAAACACTTATAGATAAATGATTATTTCGTAATCGCTTAATTAAGTTGTTTATCCAAAGAGACAGAAGATAGTGCAACGCGAACCTGAGGAATCCGAAAGCAACTTGGAATACACCAGTAAAAAAAGTTGCAGTCAAAACAAGTTGAGTATAAGCAGTAGAATCATTTACAGGATCTTTCAATGTTTGAATCATTGAAGAAAGTAGCAAAGAATCGACAGTTACAGGTCCTATTACAATCTCCCTCGAACTCGCCAGAAACGCATAAATTATAGGTGGAACAATACTTGTATCTGAATAAATATATAAATCATGCTTAATTTTTTATCTTAAAGAAACAAAGAGATTTCAAAATCAATGTGCATAGATAATTTAGAATCACTATGCAATGCAACTTACATAGGCCATATTCAGGACTCATCTTCGCCAAACTCGCATTTCCCATAGCCTGAGGAATAGCGAAGATCGCGAGGATCAAACCCGCCAGTACGTCACACTTGAACTTATGAACATCATAGTTTTTGAATGAATTAAGAATGGGAAACAAACCATGCAACAAAGGTAACACTGCTTTATCCAAAGGTTGATGTTTGAGAGAAAAGAATCTGTTCGGAATCGGACAATGTAAGACGCTGTCCTTGATATTGTCCACGACCCGATGCAGCATGCATGGTGGCTCTGGAGGATTCAGCACCCATAGTTTTCTGTTTTCTCTACCATTGTTCTCATTCTCTAGGTCCATCAACACTTCTAGTGGTGGAAGAGATGGTGTTGATGGACTCATTCTTCAATGCTTGTTTAGGACATTATAAGTATACTTATAATAAATAATACAAGGGTTTAATGATCATTGAAGATGTTGGACAAGGTAAGTTTAACCGTCTTAATTTGTTTAATCCACAAGTTGGTGAATATGAACTTAAACTCTTCATTTAAGGTCATATAATCTTCAATTTAAATCATGTCAATGTCCCTTTTCGTTGTCACATTTATAATAATAGTAATCTTTTTAAGTAGTTAGAGGCAAAATAATCTCACCGTTCGCACACGCCTGCGAATTTCTATTTGATAGACAAAATCATTATAATATAAAGGGTAAATTCTTAGGTACCCAATCaaatttttttgttttgttttgacTATATAATAAAGATAAGAGTGTTTCTACTTAGAGTTATTATTGAAATATTTGATTACTTATTCATTGAATTACAAAGAGATACAAAAGCTATGTATATATAGCAATAGGAAGTGTGTAGCACAAGCAACCGTTTTAACTAATTTAACTTCTGTTGTATCTGATGCTAGTTAATCAATTTTAGGTTGTTCAGAAGTTAGTTATATGGTGGTTATGTACTTACAATGTCATTACCACTAGTTATGTATTTGGTTACCACTGATTGTGTATGTGGTTATTAACTAACATTTTATTAGAGAGTATTATGGCTCTATACCAGTGATGTAACTCATATTTGTATTTTATTAGATAGTATTATGTCTATATATAAGTGATGTAACTCATATTTGTAGGAACAACGTGGCACAATTGAAAAAAAATCCTCATTTTGATCCCTTATAATTCTCTCTTTATTTTTCTCTTCCACTTA containing:
- the LOC127087854 gene encoding early nodulin-70, with protein sequence MSPSTPSLPPLEVLMDLENENNGRENRKLWVLNPPEPPCMLHRVVDNIKDSVLHCPIPNRFFSLKHQPLDKAVLPLLHGLFPILNSFKNYDVHKFKCDVLAGLILAIFAIPQAMGNASLAKMSPEYGLYTSIVPPIIYAFLASSREIVIGPVTVDSLLLSSMIQTLKDPVNDSTAYTQLVLTATFFTGVFQVAFGFLRFGFLVDYLSHATIIGFLAAVAIGIVLQQLKALFGITNFTNKADLISVIKSLWTCYKNQSEWHPYNFIIGFSFLSFIIFTRFLGKRKKKFLWLSHMAPLVSFIISTVIAYRVNVHQLKLEDYKIEVLGPIKGGSLNPSSLNQLQLDVNGKYLVPLIKIAFTVAIISTTESVAVGRIYASLRSYNIDPNREVLSLGIMNIFGSFTSCYVASGSIARTAVNYNAGSQTTVSSIVMALTVLTSLKFLTKLLYFTPKAMLAAIILSAVPGLIDYRKAYEIWKVDKLDFLACAGAFLGVLFSSVEIGLAIGVMISFAKIILISIQPGVAIIGRFPGTDAFGDVEQYPMAINMPGVLVVCIKSAWLCFANASPIRERIERWVIEEQDGENCKGESTIKVVIIDASSLVSIDTAGITSLVELNNNLKSHGVTLSIANPRWQVIHKLRLANFVTKIGGRVFLSVGEAIDAILSAKMATV